In a genomic window of Amphiprion ocellaris isolate individual 3 ecotype Okinawa chromosome 13, ASM2253959v1, whole genome shotgun sequence:
- the mrpl18 gene encoding 39S ribosomal protein L18, mitochondrial, which produces MALREISRSLRLLFGQTQRCPPVVAVNTTVRCLSQSASQPEPSANENEAVSPTFENRNPRNLEQMALAVKDRGWKTTWPHREFHHRLMFSRSQRHVIAEVFSSTSSIPVLSCSTREWALKKELHSTNCVAACQVVGEVLAVRCRQAGITRMVYRAIPWTYRSDSVQAFRTALKEGGVTLSEPRRKYIGT; this is translated from the exons ATGGCGCTGAGAGAAATTAGTCGCAGTTTGCGGCTGTTGTTCGGTCAAACTCAACGATGTCCTCCAGTTGTGGCTGTAAACACCACAG TTCGGTGTTTGAGTCAATCAGCGTCTCAGCCGGAGCCCAGCGCGAACGAAAATGAAGCCGTGAGTCCGACCTTTGAGAACAGAAACCCCCGGAACCTGGAGCAGATGGCTCTGGCTGTGAAGGATCGGGGCTGGAAGACGACTTGGCCCCACAGGGAGTTCCACCACAG GTTGATGTTCTCTCGCAGCCAACGCCATGTGATAGCAGAGGTGTTCTCAAGCACTTCTTCTATCCCAGTGCTTTCTTGTTCAACCAGAGAGTGGGCGTTGAAGAAGGAGCTGCATTCCACAAACTGTGTGGCAGCGTGTCAGGTTGTGGGCGAGGTGCTGGCAGTTCGATGTCGGCAGGCAGGCATCACCAGGATGGTGTACAGAGCGATTCCCTGGACGTACCGCTCCGATTCT GTTCAGGCTTTCAGGACTGCATTGAAAGAAGGAGGAGTCACCCTGAGTGAACCCAGAAGGAAATATATAGGAACATGA